Proteins co-encoded in one Conger conger chromosome 4, fConCon1.1, whole genome shotgun sequence genomic window:
- the ptmaa gene encoding prothymosin alpha-A, which yields MAQKSETKVDTTSDNPAKDLKEKKVAEEKENGKEKAANGNTENEENGEPENEVEDDEEDDVADDDDEEDDVEGDEDDEDDDVDGGAGKRAAEDDDDDDEEDAGTKRQKTD from the exons ATGGcacaaaaatctgaaacaaaagtAGATACCACTTCGGATAACCCCGCTAAG GatctgaaagaaaagaaagtggcTGAAGAAAAGGAGAATGGGAAGGAGAAGGCTGCAAACGGAAATACA GAGAACGAGGAAAATGGGGAACCTGAGAATGAAGTGGAAGACGACGAAGAGGATGACGTGGCAGATGACGAcgatgaggaagatgatgtAGAAG GGGATGAAGATGACGAGGATGACGACGTCGATGGGGGAGCTGGGAAGAGAGCAGCTgaggatgatgacgatgatgatgag GAGGATGCTGGAACAAAGAGGCAGAAAACGGATTAG